Proteins from a genomic interval of Paenibacillus lentus:
- the nirB gene encoding nitrite reductase large subunit NirB — MNNNKQKLVVIGNGMAGISTVEQILKLSTQFEITVFGSEPHPNYNRIMLSYVLEGSKTLDDIVLNDWHWYADHGITLHTGTKVAKIDQMSKEVVTEQGMRVPYDKVIIATGSNSFILPIPGSDKQGVIGFRDIADCNQMLEAAKTYKKAAVIGGGLLGLEAAKGLVQLGMDVTVVHLMEDLMERQLDHQAALMLRHELERQGIKFKMEAQTVELLGDERVSGLRFADDTVLEAEFVVMAVGIKPNVEVAKNSGIEVNRGIVVNDYMQTSMEDVYSVGECNEHRGVCYGLVAPLFEQGMVLAKHICGVDTAPYEGSVVSTKLKISGVDVFSTGEFIDGPEHTVIVSKDDWKRTYKKILLKDGVMVGAVLYGDINDSAELQKLIKQQTVMTDELYDTLMGSGCCGGGAKKTASIEAMPDEEIVCGCNGVTKGSIIEAVTSQGLTTVDEIKACTGATRSCGGCKPVVEQILQYVLGDGFETAAKEGICGCTTLDRDEIVAEIRTKGLQTTKEVMNVLGWNEPEGCSKCRPALNYYLGMVYPDTYEDEKESRFVNERMNANIQKDGTYTVVPRMYGGVTTPEDLKKIADVSLKYDVKVVKVTGGQRLDLIGVKKEDLPKVWEELDMPSGYAYAKSLRTVKTCVGSQFCRFGTQDSMSMGALLERKFERIDYPAKFKMAVNGCPRNCAEACTKDIGIVGNDGGWEIFIGGNGGIKARLADSLCKVKTDEELIEVCGAIIQYYRETGNYLERTSEWVERVGLEHIKAVVVDDLENRRALMERVEFALQQAEEPWSKMLNDDSSRNKMFDTVELKG, encoded by the coding sequence ATGAACAATAACAAACAAAAACTAGTCGTCATTGGGAATGGGATGGCGGGAATCAGTACAGTTGAACAAATTTTGAAGCTGTCAACACAATTTGAAATTACCGTTTTCGGAAGCGAGCCGCATCCGAACTATAATCGGATCATGCTCTCGTATGTTTTGGAAGGAAGTAAGACGCTTGATGATATCGTTCTAAACGACTGGCATTGGTATGCTGATCACGGTATTACGCTGCACACGGGAACCAAGGTCGCGAAAATCGACCAAATGAGCAAAGAAGTGGTCACCGAGCAGGGGATGCGGGTACCTTACGATAAGGTCATTATCGCGACCGGCTCCAACTCGTTTATTCTCCCGATTCCTGGTAGCGATAAACAAGGGGTTATCGGCTTCCGCGATATCGCAGACTGCAACCAAATGCTGGAGGCTGCAAAGACGTACAAAAAAGCGGCGGTGATCGGTGGGGGACTGCTTGGTTTGGAAGCCGCCAAAGGATTGGTCCAATTAGGAATGGACGTTACTGTCGTTCACCTGATGGAAGATTTGATGGAGCGGCAGTTGGACCATCAGGCTGCGCTTATGCTGCGTCATGAATTAGAGCGCCAAGGTATTAAGTTCAAGATGGAAGCCCAGACGGTTGAATTGCTTGGAGATGAGAGAGTAAGCGGTCTGCGTTTTGCCGACGATACGGTTTTAGAGGCCGAGTTCGTTGTTATGGCTGTAGGCATCAAGCCGAACGTTGAAGTTGCTAAGAATAGCGGCATTGAGGTGAACCGCGGCATTGTTGTTAATGATTATATGCAGACCTCGATGGAGGATGTATATTCCGTAGGCGAGTGTAATGAGCACCGTGGCGTATGCTATGGACTCGTGGCTCCGCTATTCGAACAAGGCATGGTTCTTGCGAAGCACATTTGCGGCGTGGATACAGCTCCTTACGAGGGTTCTGTCGTATCGACGAAACTGAAAATATCGGGCGTAGATGTATTCTCCACTGGGGAGTTTATCGATGGGCCCGAGCATACAGTCATTGTTAGTAAAGATGACTGGAAGCGCACATATAAGAAAATATTACTCAAAGACGGTGTCATGGTCGGTGCCGTGCTCTACGGAGATATCAATGATTCGGCGGAGCTGCAGAAGCTGATCAAGCAACAGACAGTGATGACCGATGAACTGTATGACACACTGATGGGCTCGGGCTGCTGCGGCGGAGGTGCGAAGAAAACCGCCTCGATCGAGGCCATGCCTGATGAAGAGATCGTCTGCGGCTGTAATGGGGTAACGAAAGGGAGTATCATCGAAGCGGTAACGAGTCAGGGACTGACGACTGTCGATGAGATCAAGGCCTGCACCGGGGCGACCCGTTCGTGCGGCGGTTGCAAGCCGGTCGTAGAGCAAATTTTGCAATATGTGCTGGGAGACGGGTTCGAGACAGCGGCCAAAGAGGGCATCTGCGGCTGTACGACATTGGATCGCGACGAAATTGTTGCCGAAATCAGAACAAAAGGCCTGCAGACGACCAAAGAAGTTATGAATGTGCTGGGCTGGAATGAGCCTGAAGGCTGCTCGAAGTGCCGTCCTGCGCTCAATTACTATCTCGGCATGGTCTATCCGGATACCTATGAGGACGAGAAGGAATCGCGCTTTGTGAACGAGCGTATGAACGCCAACATTCAGAAGGATGGAACGTATACGGTTGTTCCGCGGATGTATGGGGGCGTAACGACGCCGGAGGATTTGAAGAAAATCGCCGATGTCTCTCTCAAATATGATGTAAAAGTGGTTAAAGTCACTGGAGGACAACGCCTAGACTTGATCGGTGTGAAGAAAGAGGATTTGCCGAAGGTTTGGGAAGAGCTGGATATGCCGTCGGGTTATGCCTATGCGAAATCGTTGCGTACTGTTAAGACGTGCGTAGGATCGCAGTTCTGCCGCTTCGGCACCCAGGATTCGATGAGTATGGGAGCGTTGCTGGAACGCAAGTTCGAACGTATTGATTATCCTGCTAAATTTAAAATGGCTGTCAACGGTTGTCCGCGTAACTGTGCGGAAGCCTGCACGAAAGATATCGGCATCGTCGGCAACGATGGAGGCTGGGAAATCTTTATCGGCGGGAACGGGGGCATTAAGGCCCGCCTTGCGGATTCACTGTGTAAGGTGAAGACGGATGAAGAATTAATCGAGGTGTGCGGCGCAATTATTCAGTATTACCGGGAAACTGGCAATTACTTAGAGAGAACCTCGGAATGGGTTGAGCGAGTCGGATTGGAGCACATCAAGGCGGTCGTCGTTGACGATCTAGAGAATCGCCGGGCGTTGATGGAGCGTGTTGAATTTGCTCTACAGCAAGCGGAAGAGCCATGGAGCAAAATGCTGAACGATGACAGCAGCCGCAATAAAATGTTCGACACTGTGGAATTGAAGGGATAA
- a CDS encoding winged helix-turn-helix transcriptional regulator yields MEDAHHTLCPRFESAFSILGKRWNGLIIHSLMNGPKRFKDISNLIPSMSDKMLSERMKDLENEGILVRHVYPETPVRIEYELTEKGLALGPVMGEVQCWAEKWIE; encoded by the coding sequence ATGGAAGATGCGCATCATACACTATGTCCGCGTTTTGAGTCTGCTTTCTCGATCTTGGGCAAGCGCTGGAATGGACTTATCATCCATTCATTAATGAATGGACCGAAGCGGTTCAAGGACATTTCTAATCTAATTCCATCGATGAGCGATAAGATGTTGTCTGAACGAATGAAAGATTTAGAGAACGAAGGCATCCTGGTACGACATGTATATCCGGAGACGCCGGTGCGAATTGAGTATGAGCTGACGGAAAAAGGTCTCGCATTGGGGCCAGTTATGGGCGAGGTGCAATGCTGGGCCGAGAAGTGGATCGAATAA
- a CDS encoding ABC transporter substrate-binding protein — MRKSWIMMLSLIFVASVLVAGCGKGDNSGGTVSTGTNGGNTPQESKSDPFELKMRHIEIGEPNKNRLARLEAVKKKAEELVPGLTIKLDGVDSEVNRKDKLRSEMAAGNPPDIFDAFGSPDIGVYAKEGLVLDIGPILDELNLKERFINLDPWTYDGKIYGLPKGGSIEGYFYNKEYFAEKGLEVPKTLAELEALAEKVKADGKVPFAQGSKDAWVPLMTTNNLWSYYAGADFTAGFKTGDSKWNDPKMVEAVSKHQEWVKKGYFKKGELGIDYNSQRNQLLTDEAVMMYDGSWASSVFNDALGADGKSKFGFFVMPPVNEGDGLSTMVDSNNGYAFSAKVADDPKKLEAVKAFITSFFSDEVQLQSLKEDGLLPSMILSEEDLQANAANDLIKEIILRMNEVEYKWPAFDALVQAEVNTELSSGIHRVIEGVQNPKDMLDAVQKVQEEANAAGE, encoded by the coding sequence GTGAGAAAAAGTTGGATCATGATGTTAAGTCTGATTTTCGTGGCAAGTGTTTTGGTAGCAGGCTGCGGAAAAGGCGACAACTCGGGGGGAACGGTGAGCACGGGTACAAATGGCGGGAATACACCACAGGAAAGTAAATCGGATCCGTTCGAATTAAAGATGCGGCACATTGAAATCGGCGAACCCAACAAAAATCGCCTGGCTCGTTTGGAGGCTGTAAAGAAGAAAGCCGAGGAGCTGGTTCCTGGGTTAACGATTAAATTGGATGGCGTGGATAGTGAGGTGAATCGGAAAGACAAGCTGAGAAGCGAGATGGCTGCGGGAAATCCTCCGGATATTTTCGATGCCTTTGGCAGCCCGGATATCGGCGTTTACGCCAAAGAAGGACTGGTTCTCGACATTGGCCCGATTTTAGATGAGCTGAACTTGAAGGAGCGGTTCATCAACCTGGATCCCTGGACATATGATGGCAAAATTTACGGCTTACCAAAAGGCGGATCGATTGAAGGATATTTCTACAATAAAGAATACTTTGCTGAAAAAGGGCTGGAAGTGCCAAAAACTTTGGCGGAATTGGAAGCGCTTGCTGAGAAAGTGAAGGCTGATGGCAAAGTTCCCTTCGCCCAAGGTTCTAAAGACGCCTGGGTTCCGCTTATGACAACGAATAACTTATGGTCATATTATGCTGGAGCAGATTTCACGGCTGGATTCAAGACCGGTGATTCCAAATGGAATGATCCGAAAATGGTTGAAGCGGTCAGCAAGCATCAGGAGTGGGTGAAGAAAGGTTATTTTAAAAAAGGCGAGCTGGGCATCGACTACAACAGCCAGCGCAACCAACTGCTGACGGATGAAGCCGTCATGATGTATGACGGATCCTGGGCATCCTCGGTGTTCAATGATGCTTTGGGCGCAGATGGTAAGAGCAAGTTCGGTTTCTTCGTTATGCCTCCTGTAAATGAAGGGGATGGATTAAGCACGATGGTTGACTCGAACAATGGTTATGCATTCTCCGCGAAAGTAGCGGACGATCCGAAGAAGCTGGAAGCAGTTAAAGCGTTCATTACGAGCTTCTTCAGTGATGAGGTTCAGCTGCAAAGCCTGAAGGAGGATGGGCTGCTTCCTTCGATGATTCTCAGCGAAGAAGATTTGCAAGCGAATGCCGCTAATGATCTGATCAAGGAAATCATCCTGCGCATGAATGAAGTCGAATATAAATGGCCGGCCTTTGATGCCTTGGTTCAGGCTGAAGTCAATACCGAGCTTAGCAGCGGGATCCACCGCGTGATTGAAGGCGTACAAAATCCTAAAGACATGCTTGATGCCGTGCAAAAAGTGCAAGAAGAAGCGAATGCCGCCGGCGAATAG
- a CDS encoding FAD-dependent oxidoreductase, giving the protein MAEVIVIGAGPAGASAALFLAKAGKETLVLDSNTSMTKRAWIDNHYGAAGLSGPDLLQIGREQAEKFGAKFIEEKVMAIDTNGGSKLTVKTESGRSFEASHIILATGVLTELASSIGLELKDGTEPRIKTVIQTDGAGRTSKPRIWAAGTVAGVSVHTIITAGDGAKVAIELISEMNGERYVDHDILK; this is encoded by the coding sequence GTGGCTGAGGTCATTGTGATCGGAGCAGGGCCAGCGGGAGCTAGCGCAGCTTTGTTCCTGGCAAAAGCGGGGAAGGAGACCCTTGTTCTTGACAGCAATACGAGCATGACGAAACGGGCTTGGATTGACAATCATTACGGAGCTGCGGGACTCTCCGGTCCGGATTTACTTCAAATTGGACGTGAACAGGCAGAGAAGTTCGGGGCCAAATTCATCGAAGAGAAAGTAATGGCCATTGATACCAATGGCGGTTCAAAACTGACCGTAAAGACGGAATCAGGCCGCAGCTTTGAAGCATCCCATATTATTTTGGCTACAGGCGTTTTGACCGAATTGGCAAGCTCCATCGGGCTTGAGCTGAAAGATGGTACGGAGCCGCGGATCAAGACCGTCATCCAGACGGACGGCGCGGGCAGAACCAGTAAGCCGCGAATTTGGGCCGCAGGAACGGTGGCAGGAGTGAGCGTCCATACGATTATTACGGCTGGAGATGGAGCCAAAGTAGCTATAGAATTAATTAGTGAAATGAACGGTGAGCGGTATGTTGACCACGATATCCTAAAATAG
- a CDS encoding carbohydrate ABC transporter permease: MTKKFKGSLAHILLMIYLLVILYPFLFVLFSSVKTDNLAIAKNPFGFPQEFQWSNYVEAWVNAKISTYFLNSLYIAVIAAVATIIMASMASFAMTRMRFTKVSPVLYQIIILGILIPGNALLLPVYNLMRTTHLLDTHWALLIPYAANSIPFSVVILTAFMKSLPSEIEEAAVVDGLRLSGIFTRIVMPLTVPALVTVFIVNFLGNWNEFLLANYFLSEDSLKTLPVGMVGFRDAFNINYAQMSAGIVYSVVPVMVIYAILQEKIIEGLTAGGVKG, encoded by the coding sequence ATGACGAAAAAATTCAAGGGCAGCCTGGCTCATATTCTGCTGATGATTTATCTGCTAGTAATTCTCTATCCCTTTTTATTTGTGCTGTTCTCGTCAGTGAAGACGGATAACCTCGCGATCGCAAAAAATCCGTTCGGATTTCCACAGGAGTTCCAGTGGTCCAATTATGTAGAAGCCTGGGTCAACGCGAAAATCAGTACGTATTTCTTGAACAGTTTGTATATCGCAGTGATTGCCGCGGTGGCGACTATCATTATGGCTTCCATGGCTTCTTTTGCAATGACTCGGATGCGGTTCACAAAGGTTAGCCCTGTTCTGTATCAGATCATTATTCTCGGTATTCTTATCCCAGGCAACGCATTGCTGCTGCCGGTATACAATCTGATGCGCACAACCCATTTGCTCGATACGCACTGGGCATTATTAATTCCGTACGCGGCAAACTCTATTCCATTCTCGGTTGTCATCTTAACTGCTTTTATGAAATCATTGCCCAGCGAGATCGAGGAGGCAGCTGTTGTAGACGGACTAAGATTATCTGGTATTTTTACCAGAATCGTGATGCCGCTTACCGTTCCGGCCCTCGTTACCGTCTTTATCGTGAATTTTCTCGGCAATTGGAATGAATTTTTGCTCGCTAATTACTTCTTGTCCGAGGATTCGCTCAAAACACTGCCTGTCGGGATGGTAGGCTTCCGGGATGCCTTTAATATCAACTATGCGCAAATGTCGGCAGGAATTGTCTACAGCGTCGTTCCAGTAATGGTCATCTATGCGATCCTGCAGGAGAAAATTATTGAAGGTTTGACGGCCGGAGGGGTAAAAGGATAG
- a CDS encoding response regulator, producing the protein MDIKALLIDDEPLILNHLKNALPWNELQIDLVGTARNGVKGLELVIEFEPDIILCDIRMPLMDGLELLREIRKRGYETEVIMLTGYQEFEYARLALQHGVKDYILKPIDYSELKKAVGKLANEVRSRRSEKRSVERQMQRMLGLAHEKMMFDVLMGFVEDLPAYWFAEDERGNGLLYSLILVDLDGYAQRTVSWTDQERKLWNFAVRNVLQEAIPDQELQYTVVQLRQGEWCMLPQFERARYAAVSEQMYEWARKIQCAVKEHIKLTVSLAWDHGPIEMKELSQTYLKLQRGLMLHADHEQLLPFTKENSSGDLGAISEWQLVEEITSGLRMYDKAKVEQGLERLRANLPHISEHSALGIEKFLQYGIIHLLREMRELDFMNSHEEGMLWQHLQHSHNVKDLLNVIAELENHIKELEINKKSSELLMISAGEFIERNLSTDIGVDDIANYLNISSSYFSHLFKHHYGETFVEYLRKQRMELAKKMLRLTSRSVTEVGTLVGYSDRRYFSKVFQRYTGVTPTEYREQEELAEESEEARNEPDGQKNKQQV; encoded by the coding sequence GTGGATATCAAGGCGCTGCTCATTGATGATGAGCCTCTAATTCTGAATCATTTGAAGAATGCGCTACCTTGGAATGAGCTTCAGATTGATCTTGTTGGAACGGCTAGGAACGGGGTAAAAGGGCTTGAGCTAGTCATAGAATTCGAACCTGATATAATCCTGTGCGATATTCGAATGCCGCTGATGGACGGACTGGAGCTTCTCCGCGAAATTCGCAAACGAGGCTATGAGACTGAGGTCATTATGTTGACCGGTTATCAGGAGTTTGAATATGCCCGGCTGGCATTGCAGCATGGCGTCAAGGATTATATTCTGAAGCCGATTGATTACTCGGAGCTGAAGAAGGCGGTCGGTAAGCTGGCGAATGAGGTTCGATCCCGAAGATCGGAAAAGCGTTCCGTCGAGAGGCAGATGCAAAGGATGCTCGGACTGGCTCACGAAAAAATGATGTTCGATGTGCTGATGGGCTTTGTGGAAGATCTGCCGGCGTATTGGTTCGCCGAGGATGAACGGGGGAATGGACTTCTATACTCGTTGATTCTCGTAGATCTCGACGGTTATGCGCAGCGTACGGTGTCCTGGACGGATCAGGAGCGCAAGCTGTGGAACTTTGCGGTTCGAAATGTGCTCCAGGAGGCGATTCCGGATCAAGAGCTTCAATATACCGTCGTCCAGTTGCGTCAAGGAGAATGGTGCATGCTGCCGCAGTTTGAGCGCGCGCGCTATGCTGCTGTTTCGGAACAGATGTATGAATGGGCTCGGAAAATTCAGTGCGCCGTCAAGGAGCATATCAAGCTAACGGTCAGTTTAGCCTGGGATCACGGGCCGATTGAAATGAAGGAACTATCCCAGACTTATTTGAAGCTGCAGCGCGGTTTAATGCTGCATGCCGATCATGAGCAGTTGCTTCCTTTTACAAAAGAGAATTCGTCCGGCGATTTGGGAGCGATATCGGAATGGCAGCTTGTGGAGGAAATTACCTCTGGCCTGAGAATGTACGACAAAGCAAAAGTCGAGCAAGGGTTAGAGAGACTAAGGGCTAATCTGCCGCATATTTCTGAGCATTCCGCGCTTGGGATTGAGAAATTTCTGCAATATGGCATTATTCATTTGCTGCGAGAGATGCGAGAGCTGGACTTCATGAATTCCCATGAAGAGGGGATGCTGTGGCAGCATTTGCAGCACAGTCATAATGTGAAGGATCTGCTGAATGTGATTGCAGAGTTGGAAAACCATATTAAAGAGCTTGAAATCAATAAGAAGTCCAGCGAATTGCTGATGATCTCGGCCGGTGAATTTATTGAACGCAATTTGAGTACTGATATTGGGGTCGACGATATTGCGAATTATCTGAATATAAGTTCAAGCTATTTCAGCCATTTGTTTAAACATCATTACGGGGAGACATTTGTTGAGTATTTACGAAAGCAGCGCATGGAGCTTGCCAAGAAGATGCTGCGCCTAACCTCCCGCAGTGTTACCGAAGTGGGGACGCTAGTGGGCTACAGTGATCGGCGTTATTTTTCTAAAGTATTTCAGCGCTATACGGGTGTGACACCGACGGAGTACCGGGAGCAGGAAGAACTGGCGGAGGAGAGCGAAGAAGCGAGAAATGAGCCTGATGGGCAAAAAAATAAACAGCAGGTATAG
- a CDS encoding formate/nitrite transporter family protein produces the protein MYTQNLEAIIEAAVKKRDAMKESLPRYIVSALLAGAYVGLGIILIFSLGAPLAKVESPIQSLVMGASFGIALTLVVFAGSELFTGNNMFFTISTLAKRTTPTDTLKNWVIVFLGNLAGAVALSLLIVGTGLFKTAGPDHLIFAASAKKMAAPMSELFFRGILCNWLVCLALWMANRAKDDISKLVLIWWCLFAFIASGYEHSVANMTLLSLSVLLPNHPETISIAGWLHNMIPVTLGNMVGGVVFVGMAYWFISPVRNHQGISKSK, from the coding sequence ATGTATACACAGAATCTAGAGGCTATTATCGAAGCGGCAGTAAAGAAAAGGGATGCGATGAAAGAGAGCTTGCCCCGTTATATCGTATCTGCCTTATTGGCCGGCGCTTATGTAGGACTAGGAATCATCCTCATATTTAGTCTCGGCGCTCCGCTGGCAAAGGTGGAATCTCCGATCCAATCGCTTGTAATGGGGGCATCCTTTGGTATTGCCCTCACCCTGGTGGTGTTTGCTGGTTCGGAGTTGTTTACGGGCAATAATATGTTCTTTACAATCAGTACGCTTGCGAAGAGGACAACGCCGACTGATACGCTGAAAAACTGGGTGATTGTTTTCCTGGGCAATTTGGCGGGCGCAGTGGCGTTAAGCCTGCTCATTGTCGGTACCGGCCTGTTCAAGACGGCTGGACCGGATCATTTGATATTCGCTGCTTCTGCGAAGAAAATGGCGGCCCCGATGTCGGAACTATTCTTTCGCGGCATCTTGTGCAACTGGCTGGTTTGTCTGGCGCTTTGGATGGCCAACCGAGCCAAAGATGATATATCCAAATTGGTCCTCATCTGGTGGTGTCTCTTTGCCTTCATTGCCAGCGGCTATGAGCATAGTGTTGCTAATATGACTCTGCTCAGCTTATCTGTCCTGTTGCCGAATCATCCGGAGACGATTTCGATCGCGGGATGGCTGCACAATATGATTCCTGTAACACTAGGCAATATGGTAGGCGGTGTTGTGTTTGTAGGTATGGCCTATTGGTTCATCTCCCCTGTTCGTAACCATCAAGGTATTTCAAAATCGAAATAA
- the nirD gene encoding nitrite reductase small subunit NirD, which translates to MGAEQETLLYVGTLDLFMKQIGRVVEWNGEQIAIFRDSGDNLYALENKNPHPKGGPLAEGIVSGHYLYDPLYDWKIDLKTGLVQAPDTGQVKVYSVKIEDGNVWIGA; encoded by the coding sequence ATGGGAGCAGAGCAGGAAACACTGTTATATGTAGGAACGCTGGATTTGTTTATGAAGCAGATCGGACGGGTCGTGGAGTGGAATGGCGAGCAAATTGCTATATTTCGCGATTCTGGCGATAACTTGTACGCTCTAGAGAACAAGAATCCGCATCCGAAGGGCGGGCCGCTTGCCGAAGGCATCGTATCGGGCCATTACCTGTACGATCCACTCTATGATTGGAAGATTGATCTGAAGACGGGGCTGGTTCAAGCCCCGGATACCGGGCAAGTCAAGGTATATTCAGTCAAAATAGAAGACGGAAACGTATGGATCGGAGCATAG
- a CDS encoding Crp/Fnr family transcriptional regulator produces MTEFATATPTRGNTNCFSEQNFNRLLVTMKDKTYPEGTHLFWEGDFSDKLFFVKRGRIKLTKSTDEGKELILYMYGRGDMVGQADPFFSTKHSFTAEVIEDSEIGIIEQKDLEILICQHCDFAIDFMKWMGIHHRLTQTKFRDLMMYGKPGALCSTLIRLSNTYGEKHGDNILINKKITHTDLSNMIGATRESVNRMLSDLRKKNALEYVNGMILIKDLVMLQDICHCELCPNEICRI; encoded by the coding sequence ATGACTGAGTTTGCAACAGCAACCCCGACCCGTGGGAATACCAACTGCTTTTCAGAGCAAAATTTCAATCGTCTTCTTGTAACTATGAAAGATAAGACGTATCCGGAAGGAACGCATTTGTTCTGGGAAGGAGACTTCTCCGATAAATTGTTCTTCGTAAAACGCGGGCGGATTAAACTAACCAAATCTACGGACGAAGGCAAAGAACTTATCCTTTATATGTATGGACGCGGTGACATGGTCGGCCAGGCTGATCCCTTCTTTAGTACGAAGCACAGCTTTACCGCCGAAGTTATTGAAGACAGTGAAATCGGCATTATTGAACAAAAAGATTTGGAAATTCTGATTTGCCAGCACTGTGATTTCGCCATTGATTTCATGAAATGGATGGGTATTCACCATCGGCTGACGCAAACTAAATTCCGGGACTTGATGATGTACGGAAAGCCGGGAGCGCTCTGCTCGACCCTGATTCGTCTAAGCAATACCTATGGCGAGAAGCACGGCGATAACATTCTCATCAACAAAAAGATTACACACACGGATCTCTCCAACATGATCGGCGCTACTCGCGAAAGCGTCAACCGGATGCTCAGTGATTTACGCAAGAAAAACGCGCTCGAGTACGTAAACGGTATGATCCTTATTAAAGATCTTGTTATGCTGCAGGACATTTGTCACTGTGAGCTATGCCCTAACGAAATATGCCGGATTTAA
- a CDS encoding carbohydrate ABC transporter permease: protein MNKAMRNPLMYTLFLIPTFIGIILFFIYPVINAAFYSFTDWNGIAKTYNFTGFANYTKAMSQSAFWVSVRNNGFFILFSVFIQVPLIILFSLLIANVKKLKGLYKTAVFMPSVMSTAVIGILWGFIYEPDIGLFNHVLGLFGIEKIYWLSDRSWAMISILITNAWQWTGFYIVMVLAAIISIPKELDEAAMIDGATGFQRAMRITMPLIMPIVSVVIMLSIAGAMKAADIIIVMTKGGPAGSTEVMATYMLKHSITSFKYGYGNSIAVLIFIFTLIITALYQVLVARRTERIEY from the coding sequence ATGAACAAGGCGATGAGAAATCCGCTGATGTATACATTATTTTTAATTCCAACTTTTATCGGTATTATATTGTTTTTCATCTATCCCGTAATCAATGCCGCGTTTTATAGCTTTACCGACTGGAACGGGATTGCGAAGACGTACAATTTTACTGGATTCGCGAACTACACGAAGGCGATGAGTCAAAGCGCGTTTTGGGTGTCAGTCAGAAATAACGGCTTCTTTATTCTGTTTTCAGTGTTTATTCAAGTTCCGCTTATCATCCTGTTCTCGCTCTTAATTGCGAACGTCAAGAAACTGAAGGGGCTGTATAAAACAGCTGTATTTATGCCTTCGGTGATGTCTACGGCAGTCATCGGTATTTTGTGGGGCTTCATTTATGAGCCGGATATCGGATTGTTTAACCATGTACTGGGACTGTTTGGTATTGAGAAAATATATTGGCTGTCGGATCGCAGTTGGGCTATGATTTCCATCCTGATCACGAATGCCTGGCAGTGGACCGGGTTCTATATCGTGATGGTGCTGGCCGCAATCATCTCTATTCCCAAGGAGCTGGACGAGGCTGCGATGATTGACGGGGCTACCGGCTTCCAGCGCGCCATGCGGATCACAATGCCGCTGATTATGCCGATCGTGTCGGTCGTCATTATGCTGTCCATTGCCGGGGCTATGAAGGCTGCGGATATCATTATCGTTATGACCAAGGGCGGCCCGGCAGGTTCAACCGAGGTGATGGCTACCTATATGCTGAAGCACTCCATCACCAGCTTCAAATACGGATATGGGAACAGCATCGCGGTCTTGATCTTTATTTTCACGCTGATCATTACGGCACTCTATCAAGTCCTTGTGGCGAGAAGAACGGAAAGGATCGAATATTAA